In Populus alba chromosome 1, ASM523922v2, whole genome shotgun sequence, a single window of DNA contains:
- the LOC118037654 gene encoding BTB/POZ domain-containing protein At1g55760, which produces MTDSSAYRVETTSRLAQWKIDNLASCTYRKSDPFKIGKWNWHLSVEKNRVLFVKLYPEISNLTRENPPIASFIIRVVSSAGDRKALTHPEVTDKQLKNNDDFVWAIDVPLTTGKFIIDVEFLDLKAASPGGGEPCSIWDEETTEKRANATALVSLGRMLTESIHTDIKIIVSDGSIGAHRAVLAARSPVFHSMFAHDLKEKELSTINISDMSIEACQAFLNYIYGNIQREEFLVHRLALLSAADKYDIADLKEACHDSLLEDIDTKNVLERLQSASLYQLPKLKTSCLRYLVKFGKIFDIRDDFNSFLQCADRDLISEVFHEVLNAWKGF; this is translated from the exons ATGACAGATTCTTCTGCTTATAGAGTTGAAACCACTTCTCGTCTTGCTCAATGGAAGATAGACAATCTTGCTTCTTGTACTTATCGGAAATCAGATCCTTTCAAGATTGGCAAGTGGAATTG GCATCTATCTGTGGAGAAGAACCGGGTATTATTTGTTAAGTTGTATCCAGAGATATCAAATCTAACGAGGGAAAATCCTCCAATTGCTTCATTTATTATTCGAGTTGTTTCTTCTGCTGGAGATCGCAAGGCTTTGACTCATCCAG AGGTAACAGATAAGCAGCTCAAGAACAACGACGATTTTGTCTGGGCAATTGATGTTCCTTTAACAACCGGGAAATTCATTATCGACGTTGAATTCCTTGATTTGAAGGCAGCATCTCCAGGG GGTGGAGAACCTTGCTCGATCTGGGACGAAGAAACCACAGAAAAGCGAGCAAATGCAACAGCTCTTGTGTCACTTGGTAGAATGTTAACAGAAAGCATCCACACAGATATCAAAATTATTGTTTCTGATGGAAGCATTGGAGCCCACCGTGCTGTTCTTGCTGCAAGATCGCCTGTTTTCCACAGCATGTTTGCTCATGACCTGAAAGAAAAGGAACTGTCAACCATAAATATCTCCGACATGTCAATTGAAGCTTGTCAGGCTTTTCTCAATTACATATATGGGAACATCCAGCGTGAAGAATTTCTTGTCCACCGTTTGGCACTTCTCAGTGCAGCTGACAAGTATGATATTGCTGACTTGAAAGAGGCATGCCATGACAGTCTTCTGGAAGATATAGACACAAAGAATGTACTTGAGAGGCTACAAAGCGCATCCTTGTATCAATTGCCGAAACTGAAGACCAGCTGCCTGCGGTATCTTGTGAAGTTCGGTAAGATATTTGATATTCGAGACGATTTCAATTCCTTCTTGCAATGTGCAGACAGGGATCTGATATCTGAAGTCTTCCATGAAGTTCTCAATGCCTGGAAAGGATTCTGA